The stretch of DNA CCTTGCAGCTGCTCATGGCCTCAGCGATGAACAGAAGGAGTTTCAGAAGATGGCCTTTGACTTCGCAGCCcatgaaatgtctccacacatggCCGAGTGGGATGAAAAGGTACTAACTACTGTGCAGTGCAGCTTGTTTAGCTAGATTTTTGAGCCACTTTAAAATCGGACTCCCTTTCAACCCATCCATGTCAATGGAAgaaatggaacagtatcaaacatatggaaactacGTTTGACTCCTTTGCATCAATGCCATTCCAATGAGCCTGACTTcctacagctcctcccaccagcctcctctgcaatCACTCATCCCCTTTTTGTGTAAGGGCATTTGTTTGAACGTAAAaagcaaatattttttattgttcaGGAAATCTTCCCGGTGGAGACCATGCGAAAGGCTGCCCAGCTGGGGTTTGGGGGGATCTATGTACAGCCGGAGGTCGGGGGATCTGGCCTGTCTCGCCTGGACACCTCGGTCATCTTTGAGGCGTTATCGACAGGCTGTGTCAGCACCACAGCCTACATCAGCATTCATAAGTAAGGCCTGGCCAATGCCAGCAATCACCACAACATTCAACCTCTCTAAAGGGTCTGCTCAATAGACCCCTGCTTTAAATTAATATCTAGTCAATTGCCTATAGGGGATTTTTGGTTATGATTACGATGATTAGGATTcagatttttcaacgccgataccaattattggaggaccaaaaaaagccaataccgattgaTCAGCCGattttatatttgatttatttatatatatatatttatgacaattacaacaatactgaatgaacacttattttaacttattataatacataaataataacatgctcaatttggtttaaataatgcaaaaacagtgttggagaagaaagtaaaagtgcaatatgtgccatgtaaaaaagctaacgtttaagttccttgctcagaacatgagaacatacagtggggcaaaaaagtatttagtcagccaccaattgtgcaagttctcccacttaaaaagatgaggcctaatttgcaaataaattaattaaaaatcctacaatgtgattgtctggattttttttctcattttgtctgtcatagttgaagtgtacctatgatgaaaattacaggcctcatctttttcagtgggagaacttgcacaattggtggctgactaaatacttttttgccccactgtatgaaagctggtggttcaatattcccagttaggttttaggttgtagttattataggactatttctctctacaccatttgtatttcatatacctttgactattggatgttctaatagccactttagtattgccagcctaatctcaggagttgatgggcttgaagtcataaacaacgCTGTGaagcaagcattgctaagagctgccgGCAaacgctcagtcagactgctctatcaaatcatagacttaattataatataataaacacaaatACGAGCCGTtggccattaatatggtcaaatccggaaacgatcatttcgaaaacaaaacgtttattctttcagtgaaatacggaaccgttccgtattttatcgaacgcaagtgacacaatttccctagttaatattgcctgctaacatgaatttcttttaactaaatatacaggtttaaaaaatatacttctgtgtattgattttaaggcattgatgtttatggttaggtacattcgtgcaacgattgtgctttttttttcgcgaatgcgcttaaatcatcccccgttttggtgaagtaggctgtgattcgatgataaattaacaggcaccgcattgattatatgcaacgcaggacaagctagttaaccaagtaatatcatcaaccatgtgtagttaactagtgattgtgaAGATGGATTGTTttcataagataagtttaatactagctagcaacttaccatggctccttgctgcactcgtgtaacaggtgGTCACCCTGCCATGCAGTTTCcttgtggaatgcaatgtaatggGCGTCCAAAAAGGCCAATTTACtgatttgttatgaaaacttgagtATGGGGTGTTCATTAATGGATGCTCATTTCTGTGCAGCATGTGTAACTGGATGATTGACACCTTCGGCAACACCGAGCAGAGGGAGAAGTTCTGCCCTGAGCTTTGTACTATGGACAAGTTTGCCTCTTATTGTCTCACTGAACCAGGTTGGTATTTTGTCTTCATCTTTCTAGTATATGATAGTGTGTCATGCATTGACACCATGAACCTGTGTAATGTGGTTATGAAGTAGTTTTATTTCTGAATCTTTTTGAATCTCATTTCACGTTTCAGGCAGTGGCAGTGATGCTGCTTCGTTACTCACTACTGCAAAGTTGGAAGGAGACCATTATATCCTCAATGGTTCCAAGGTACTGTTTTTAATTCATCTCCATACTATAGCTGATCGAATAAATTGTGACATAAAGTGGAAGTTCCTGTCTCACTCTGTATACTGCAGGCCTTCATCAGTGGAGGAGGAGACACAGACGTGTACATAGTAATGTGTCGGACGGGAGGGAAAGGTCCTAAGGGGATCTCCTGTGTGGTGGTGGAGAAAGACACTCCAGGACTCAGCTTTggcaagaaggagaagaaggtaGCTGGCATTTGATTGATGTTGGTATTGTCTTAAATTGGTAATTTTGAATACAATCATTGTCTTAAACTGTAAAGCAGGAACCTACAAACCTACATGGTCTGTAGACATGAGGACATTAACTAAGTGAAGCCATGTCCACCAGGGGCCATAGTTGAGTCCCTGAGGGATGCAGTGATTTTTCAACTgaggcctctcctctctctccaggtgggaTGGAACTCTCAGCCAACTAGAGCAGTGATCTTAGAGGACTGCCACGTCCCAGTGACCAATCGGCTGGGTCAGGAGGGACAGGGCTTCAACATTGCTATGAGAGGCCTGAACGGGGGCAGGATCAATATTGGTGAGATGGCACCAGATTTACCTTTTGTTTCAATGGTTTATTTGATGGCCATCTATATATTTTTCTCAAGTCATTTTTGCTTAACCCATTTTATTCACAGGTTTTGAAAACACAACCAATGCTCAGGTGTCAGCTACATTAACTTACATTGGGTTTATCTGCCTGCAGCCTCTTGTTCTCTTGGGGCGGCCCATGCATGTGTACAGCTGGCGAGAGATCACCTGCTAGTACGCAAGCAGTTTGGAGAGGCTCTCTCCAACAACCAGGTAAGCATCCCATCAAGTCTACAGCTTTGAATTGGGAAAGACCTTTAGTAATCAATAGGATATTTGATTCTGGGTTCCTTCTGTAGTTCCTGCAGTTTAAGTTGGCAGAGATGGCAACCAAGCTAGTGGCATCACGTCTGTTGCTACGCGAGGCTGCCGTGGCACTGCAGGAGAGCAGGTCTGACGCTGTGTCCCTCTGCTCCATGGCCAAACTCTTTGTCACTGACGAGTGCTTCAACGTGAGTCAATATTCTCTCTTAAAATGGTTCTTATGAAAATACTTGAGTATTTACTGTAAAACCCTCCATTAGCCTGGGTGTGTATTTGCTTAAACTGCAGCAGACTTGTTTTGAAATGCAAGGTTGAAATGCAGTGAAATTCCACTGCAGCAGACTTGTTTTGACATGCAAGGTTGAAATGCAGTGAAATTCCACTGCAGACGACTTGTTTTGACATGCAAGGTTGAAATGCAGTGAAATTCCACTGCAGCAGACTTGTTTTGACATGCAAGGTTGAAATGCAGTGAAATTCCACTGCAGCAGACAATTAATTAGACTTTTTTTGGGACCCAGAGCTTATTATAGgccagtgtttatttgctaaaATGTGAAACAATGCCCGGCCATTAAGAGACCAATGCTTGGAGACTCAACATTGAATGGACATTTTACAGTAAGTGGTCTCCTTTTGCACACTGGTAATGATGTAGTCTATCAGATGTAGCTGgacagctctcacaca from Oncorhynchus kisutch isolate 150728-3 linkage group LG15, Okis_V2, whole genome shotgun sequence encodes:
- the acad8 gene encoding isobutyryl-CoA dehydrogenase, mitochondrial isoform X1 encodes the protein MAMGTLSRVVRLSSCIGRSRRLIFNSTQRRGIASCIDPAHGLSDEQKEFQKMAFDFAAHEMSPHMAEWDEKEIFPVETMRKAAQLGFGGIYVQPEVGGSGLSRLDTSVIFEALSTGCVSTTAYISIHNMCNWMIDTFGNTEQREKFCPELCTMDKFASYCLTEPGSGSDAASLLTTAKLEGDHYILNGSKAFISGGGDTDVYIVMCRTGGKGPKGISCVVVEKDTPGLSFGKKEKKVGWNSQPTRAVILEDCHVPVTNRLGQEGQGFNIAMRGLNGGRINIASCSLGAAHACVQLARDHLLVRKQFGEALSNNQFLQFKLAEMATKLVASRLLLREAAVALQESRSDAVSLCSMAKLFVTDECFNICNQALQMHGGYGYLKDYAVQQFVRDIRVHQILEGTNEVMRMIIARSLLSESG
- the acad8 gene encoding isobutyryl-CoA dehydrogenase, mitochondrial isoform X2, which encodes MAFDFAAHEMSPHMAEWDEKEIFPVETMRKAAQLGFGGIYVQPEVGGSGLSRLDTSVIFEALSTGCVSTTAYISIHNMCNWMIDTFGNTEQREKFCPELCTMDKFASYCLTEPGSGSDAASLLTTAKLEGDHYILNGSKAFISGGGDTDVYIVMCRTGGKGPKGISCVVVEKDTPGLSFGKKEKKVGWNSQPTRAVILEDCHVPVTNRLGQEGQGFNIAMRGLNGGRINIASCSLGAAHACVQLARDHLLVRKQFGEALSNNQFLQFKLAEMATKLVASRLLLREAAVALQESRSDAVSLCSMAKLFVTDECFNICNQALQMHGGYGYLKDYAVQQFVRDIRVHQILEGTNEVMRMIIARSLLSESG